Sequence from the Janthinobacterium lividum genome:
TCATGCAGAAATAAATCCTGGCTCAGGGATAGCTGGGCCGGCGCATGTGGAACAAGCTGTCCGGTCCAATCTCGAAATAATCGGCCGGACCGCCGCCGCGCAATATCGGCGCCGCTGCCGCGGTGTCGTACACGCCATCGGTCAGCAGGTGGCGCGCGATATGTACGCCCACCACTTCCCCCAGCACCAGCCAGCTGCCGACACCAGCGCCATTGACGCCCTGCAGCTCGATGATCTGCGTGCGCCGGCATTCAAAGGACACAGGGCTTTCGGCCACGCGCGGTACATTCACGAGGCGCGAGGCGGCCGGCGTCAGGCCGGCCAGCGCGAATTCATCGACCTCGGGCGGCGCCGGCGCGCAGCTGGCATTCATCGCCTCGGCCAGCGGACGGGTTGCCAGGTTCCACACGAATTCGCCCGTCTGCTCGATATTGCGCAAGGTATCCTTGCGGCCGATGCTGGAAAAACCGATCAGCGGCGGGTGGTAATTGAAGGCATTGAAAAAGCTGTACGGCGCCAGGTTGAGCACGCCCTCGCCGCTGCGCGAAGCGATCCAGCCGATGGGCCGCGGCCCCACGATGGCGTTGAAGGGATCATGCGGCAGGCCGTGGCCCTGTGCAGGTTCATAAAAGTGAATGTTGTCGGCCACGCGCGTTCCTGAAGTCCAAGTCAAAGGCGCCCGGGATGGAACGCCTGGAGCGACAGCTTACTGGAATTGCCGCTACCGTGTTGCCATCCCGCCGGCGCCAGGCGCGCTCGCGCACAGACGACCAAGGCACAATTGTATGGCGCGCCGTACCACGCCTCGCTTATGATGGGACAACTCAACCCTTATCATTACGCTACCGCCCATGCATACTCTCACGCTGCACCAGAAAGTGTTCTTGCTCCTCCTGAGCATCGTCACCATCGGCTTCGGCTGGATACTGGCGCCGTATGCGGGCGCCATCTTCTGGGGCGTCGTCCTGGCGATCCTGTTCGCGCCCGTGTACCGCTGGCTGCTGCTGAAAACGAAGGGCCGCGCAGGCCTGGCGTCGCTGCTGACCTTGCTGCTGATCATCGTCATCGTGATCCTGCCGCTGTCGCTCATTTCCGTGTCGCTGGTGAATCAGGCGGCCAGCGTCGTGGAAATGGTACGTTCGGGTGAAATCACGGTCGCCATGTTCTTCAATAAAATCATGGCCGTGCTGCCGCAATGGCTGATCAATTTGCTCGACCGCTTCAACCTGACCAGCCTGGCCAGCCTGCAGGACAAGCTGGCCGAGGGCGCCACGCAGGTGAGCCAGGTGGTGGCCGTGAAAGCCATCAATGTGGGGCTGTACACGTTTGAATTCCTCACCAGCCTGTGCATCATGCTATACCTGCTGTTTTTCCTCATGCGCGATGGCTCCTCCCTGTCAGCCCGTATCAAGGGCGCCGTGCCGCTGAGCCGAAAATACAAGCAGCGCCTGTTCACCAATTTCACCACGGTGATCCGCGCCACGGTGAAAGGCAACATCCTCGTGGCGATCGCCCAGGGCGCCCTCGGCGGCCTGGCGTTCTGGTTCCTGGACGTGCCCGCGCCCCTGCTGTGGGCCGTGCTGATGGCCTTCCTGTCGCTGCTGCCGGCCGTCGGCGCCGCCCTCGTCTGGGCGCCCGTGGCCGTCTACTTCCTGGCCACGGGCGCCATCTGGCAAGGCGCAGGCCTGGCCGCCTTCGGCGTCTTCGTCATCGGCCTGGTCGACAACGTGCTGCGCCCCATCCTGGTCGGCAAGGACACCAAGATGCCCGACTACGTGGTGCTGCTGTCGACCGTGGGCGGCATGGCCCTGTTTGGCCTGAACGGCTTCGTCATCGGCCCCGTGGTGGCGGCCCTGTTCATCGCCTCGTGGGATCTGTTCGTCTCGGCCAGCGAATTCCAGGCCGAGGATTGAGGCGTGGCAATCGGGAGCGTCAGCGTCCCATCCTGCAAAAATAATGGCGATGGAATCCGGCTTGCCGGCGGCGCCACTTGCGCTTCCAGAAACAGGCCGGAACAGCCTGGCGACAGAGTGTCCGCCGGTGCTGGCCAGCCTCGGCAACTATCCACATGAGACCGGATTTCATATCGACTATCATGTTGCAATAGTGCGCATTTAGCAACAAATGCGAAAATATAGCTTTTGACGCAGTGGGCGCCGCGGCGTAGTGTCGGTCCTCCCGACAACCACGTAATGAGGAGCCTCCCATGGCAAATCCACTGTGCTTAATGATGCCGGCGCTACCCGGCACCAATCCGACCGCCATCGCCGCAACATTGGTGGAATTCCAGGCGAAGATCAATGCCGCCCTCACCGAGATCGGTACCGTGCACTTTGCCCGCTTCACCCTGCTGGACCGCTCCCAGCCCAATCTGCTGCCCAACATTCAATCGGCGGGTACTTCCGATAGCCTGATCATCGGCGTGATCACCGAGTATGACGGCAACTTCAACGACTACATCGAAGATTTCGTGGGCCAACTGGGCGAGGTGTTCGACGCGCTGCTGCAATTTGTCGTGGGCGGCAAGGCGCTGATTCCTGTTGCCAACCATGTGGCCGCATTTGAAGCCTTCATCACGGCCAACGACGCCGCGCAGCACGTGCCCAATAACGGCCTGTACAGCGCCTATCCGCAGACCGTCCAGAAAATCATCGCCGCATTCCGAACCTGAGCCGAAAGCCACGCCGGGGCTGCGCAAGCGGCCCCACCACCCTGCCAGCCACCACCCCAGCCCCCGGAGACAGCATGGCCGATTCCACCATCGATTACGACGACGTGCAAGGCACGATCCTGCGCGGCTACCGCGTCAACCTGGCGCGCCATTTCATCTTCAGCATCACGGATGCGGCGCAGGCACGGCGCACCATCGCGGCCCTGCTCGACGGCAGCGACGGCTTGCCGTCCATTACCACCGCGCGGCACATCCACCCCAAGCCCCCCTGCTTCCTGAACCTCAGCTTTACCGCTCCCGGCCTGTCGGCGCTGGGCGTTGCAGCGACCGACCTGACCACCTTTGACCAGGCATTTCAACGGGGCGCGGCCGATCCGGCCAGCGTCACTGCCGTGGGCGACGTGGGCGACAGCGCCCCCGAACACTGGCTCGGCAACCTGGGGCCGGCTACCCAGCATGGCCAGGTGCATGCGCTGCTGAGCCTGTGGGTCAGCGAATCGACGGAAGTGCTACAGGCGACCTCGGCCACACTACGCCGCGCCTTTGCTGCGGGCTGGCGCGAACTGTATGCGCACGACGGCGTGGCCCTGCCAGACAACCGCGTGCATTTCGGCTACCGCGACAGCATCGCCCAGCCCGACGTCGATGGCGCCCCGCAGCGCAAGCGCGAACACGCCCCTGACCCGCTCAACAGCGTGAAGACGGGGGAATTCCTGCTCGGCTATCCGAATGAAAACGGCGGCACCTACCAGGTGCAGCCGCCGCAGCTATCCACCAATGGCAGTTATGCCGCCTTCCGCATCCTGGAGCAGGACGTGCCCCTGTTCGACAGCATCCTGAGCCAGGGCGCGGCCAGTTCCGGACTCACGACAGAAATGGTGGCCGCCAAGATGTGCGGGCGCTGGCGCAACGGCAATCCGCTCGTGCTCAGGCCGGACGAGGCCGGGCCGGTGCTGCCGGACGCCAGCCTGAACCGCTTTCACTATGTCGATGGGCAGCCGGAACTCGATGACACGCTGGGCCTGAAATGCCCGATCGGCGCGCACATCCGGCGCAACAATCCGCGCGACGAAGCCGTCGTGGGTGCCCCCTCTCGCCACCACCGCATCGTGCGGCGCGCCATGCCCTACGGCAGCGAATATGATCCGGCAGCGCCCATCGCAGAGCAGCGCGGCCTGGTCGGCTATTTCATCAATGCCAGCTTGCGCAATCAGTTCGAATTCCTGATGAAGCAATGGAACAATGACGATGCCTTCGTCAAATCGGCCGTCGGCCCGGCCGGTCCCAAGGCGGGCGATGCCACGTTCAACATCAGCGGCCAGGACGTATTCCTGGGCATCAACGACCCGACCGTCAGTTCCTTCACCTTGCCCGGCGTGGGCGCGAAGGGAAGCGGCAATACCGAACTGCAGCATTTCTCGCGCAGCGTCATCACGCGTGGCGGCGTGTATTGCTTTTTCCCCAGCATCACGGGATTGCGCTACCTGGCGAACCTCGGCTAGGCGGGCGCGCCACGGAGGCAAGCGGGAACGGCGCGGACCGCTTGCATTGATCCTGTCATTGCACTATCGTTGGCACACGCGCGTGTTGCCAACCTTTCACAATGACAGGAGTTCCCACCGTGTCGCTGATACTCTACGGCCACCCCTTTTCCTCGTACACGCAGAAGGTGCTCATCGCGCTGTACGAGAACGCCATCCCGTTCTCCTTCCGCTGCCTGGCGCCGGACATGCCGCAGCACCTGCAGCAATGGCTGGAACGCTGGCCGCTGCGCAAGTTTCCGCTGCTGGTGGACGGCGAGCGCAACGTCGCCGAGACCAGCATCATCATCGAATACCTGCAACTGGCCCATCCCGGCCCGCTGCGCCTGCTGCCGGACGATCCGATGCAGGCGCTGGACGTGCGTTTTCTCGACCGCTATTTCGACCTGCACATCATGACACCCGTGCAGCATGCCGTCGGCGCCGCCCTGACCGGCGACCCGGTGAAGACAAGGGAAGGCCGTGCATTTGCCGGCGAAAAGCTGGACCTCGCCTACGCCTGGCTGGAAAAGCACCTGGCCGGCAGAACGTGGGCAGCCGGCGACCACTTCAGCCTGGCCGACTGCGCCGCCGCCCCCGCGCTGTTCTATGCGGATTGGACCCAGCCGATTCCCGCAACGCTGCCCCTGCTGCGCGCCTACCGCGCGCGCCTGCTGGCCCGCCCATCGTTCGCCCGCGCGGTGGAAGAGGCGCGCCCATACCGCCACCTCTTCCCCCTGGGCGCACCGCAGCGCGACTGACCTTGTTCAGCCAAACACGGGGCGGAAAAAACTGCGCTCGTAGCTGACGATGCAGCGCGTCTCCTCGGCGTAGCGGAAGGCGGCCTGGCATTCGGCGTCCTGCATCGAGTCGCTGCGGTACTGCTCGTACAAAGCCAGGCTGGGGAACGAGAACATGGCCAGCGCCACGTTGCTGGCGCCTTCGGAGGGTAAAAAGTAGCCGTGGTGCTGGCCGCCGAAACGTTCGACCAGCGGTATCCACAGCTTGCCGTAGGCTTCGAATTCCCGCAATTTATACGGGTCGATGATGTAACGCAGGTAACAGGTGATCATGCGGTTTCCTTGTGAAGGTTCAGATCCATCAGCATGCCAGCTTCCCAGGAACCGATGGCGGCCAGTGGCGTGCCAGGCAAGAAGTCCAGCGCGCAGGGATAGGCAACGGCGTGTTCGGCAAGCACGCCGAGTCCCGGCCAGGCGTAGAACAGCAGCTTGCCCTTGCCGATGCGTCCCAGCGCGCTGCCGTCGGGCAGCCAGCGCAAGGCGCCGCCCGTGCCGCCGCCCGCCTCCACGGCCACCGTGGCCAGCCGGCGGCCATCGTCCAGCGCATGCACGGACAGAGACTCTTGGCCGTCAACGTAATGCAGCACTGCCAGATGCTCGCCATCGGGCGACGGCGCGCACGACGCCAGCTTCGGCAGCGACAGCACCACGCGGCCGGCGCCCGCCTGCAGCGGCCAGTCCCACACGCTGCCATAGTCGGGCGGCTGCACTTGCCCTTCCTCCACCGATTTGACGCCATGCAGGAGCAGCAAACGCCGACCGCCATCGATAGCCCACATGCCGCGCAGCATCTCGCCCGGGTGCGCCTGCGTGAAGAGCGCCTCGCCCGTCTGCGCGTCGCGCACCCGCAGGCGGCCATCCCAGGCGCCATCGACCAGATACCTGCCGCACGGCGACCACGCGGGGCCGCAGCCTTCGCCATCCTTCTTGTTCTGGAAATTGAACAGCAATTGTCCCGCATCGGCATCCACCACGGCAATCTGGCCCGTCGTGCTCTTGATGGCCAGCCGGCTGCCGTCGGGCGAGAAGGCCATGCCCGACATGTGCGCGATGAATTTGCCGCGCCACAGTTTCTGTCGTGCCGCCACGTCCCACAGCACCAGGTCGCGCCCCAGCACGGCCAGGCGCGTGCCATCGGGTGAAAACTGCACGCCGTAGCTACAGCCCAGCTTCAAGGGCTTGCGCGTCGCCGTCACGGGCGTGCCAGGCGGTACACGACGCAATCGAGGTCGTAATGGCGCCCCATGCCCACGTATTGCATGCCCAGGCGCGTCATGACCTTGATCGAGGCGGCATTGTCCGGATGGGCCACGGCCACCACTGCGGGCGCGCCGACGACATCGAAGGCATGTGCGATGATGGCGGCAGCCGCCTCGCTGGCATAGCCCTGGCCCCAGCCTGTACGCGCCAGGCGCCAGCCGATTTCATGCGGTTTAGTCTTGTCGCCATCGAGATGCTGCAGGCAAGCCATGCCCACCATCTCGCCATCATCGAGGCGTATCAGCGCCCACCACGAATAGCCCCACTCGGCCCAGCGGCCCGTGATGCGCGTGACGGCCGCGCGCGTATTTTCTTCCGTCTCGGGCTGGCCCGCATTCAGATAGGTCATCACCTCGGGATCCGTGTTGAGGGTGCGCATGCGCTCGTAGTGCTGCTCGGTGATCGGTTCAAGGCGCAGGCGCGCCGTCGTCAGTATGGTCATGGCATTTCCTTGGACGAAAAAAAAGACGATACACGATCGTCTTTTTTTTGCAAGCGCACACGCGATTACTTGCCTGCTTCGCCCTTCTTGATCCACGCCGCCAGCTGGTGCGGACGCAGGCCGTCGTAGTCTTCGAACGGCTGGTGGATCCACGGATTGTGCGGCAGTTCATCGAGGAAGTAGTCGGGACGCACGACGGAGCAGCCTTTCAGCCAGATCACGGCCGATTTGACTTCGGTCACGTCAGGGAAGTTTTCCTTCAGGTGACGCGTGACCTTGTCCAGGGTGACGCCCGAATCGGCCAGGTCGTCGACCAGCAGGATGCGGCCAGCCAGCGGGCCCTTGGTCATCGTCATGTACTTGGCGATATCGAGATCGCCGCGCACCGTGCCCGCGTCTTCGCGGTAGGAGCTGGTCGACAGGATGGCCAACGGCAAATCAAAAATGCGCGAGAACACGTCGCCGGGACGCACGCCGCCGCGCGCCAGGCACAATACCTGGTCGAATTTCCAGCCCGATTCGTAGACCTTGAGCGCCAGGCGCTCGATCAGGCGGTGGTATTCTTCCCAGTTGACCCAGAGATGTTGATCGTTCGATTGTGGGGTAGTCATGATAGTGGAATCTTATTATTAGCGTGATTAAAAAAATCCGCCTTGCGGCGGATTGTGTCCAGCAGCTTACTCGAATGGGTGGCGCAGCACGATCGTTTCTTCACGATCCGGACCGGTCGAAACCATGTCCACCGGCACGCCGACCAGTTCTTCGATGCGCTTGATATAAGCGCGCGCCGTTGCCGGCAGGGCCGCCAGCGATTTCGCGCCGACCGTGCTTTCCGTCCAGCCTGGCATCTCTTCGTACACAGGTACGCAACGGGCGGCTTCTTCGGCGCCCGATGGGAAGATGTCCGTAGCCACGCCGTCGATGGTATAGCCGGTGCACAGTTTCAGCGTTTCGATACCATCCAGTACGTCCAGCTTGGTCAGGCACATGCCCGTCACGCCGTTGATCTGCACGGAGCGGCGCAGCAAGGCGGCGTCGAACCAGCCGCAGCGGCGGGCACGGCCCGTCACGGTGCCGAATTCATGGCCGACTTGCGCCAGGTGGTGGCCGACGCCCGCATCCGTTGGCAGTTCCGACGGGAACGGGCCGGAGCCGACACGCGTCGTGTAAGCCTTGGTGATGCCCAGGATGTAGTGCAGCATGCCAGGACCGACGCCCGAACCGGCGGCGGCATTGCCAGCCACGCAGTTCGACGAGGTGACGAACGGATAGGTGCCGTGATCGACGTCGAGCAGGGAACCCTGTGCGCCTTCGAACAGCAGGTTCGCGCCGGCCTTGTGCGCCTTGTACAGCGCGCTCGACACGTCGGTGACCATCGGGCGCAGGCGCGGCACATAGGCCAGCGCGTCGTCGAGGGTCTTCTGGTAATCGATGCGTGGAGCTTTCAGGTAGTGCTCCAGCAC
This genomic interval carries:
- a CDS encoding flavin reductase family protein translates to MADNIHFYEPAQGHGLPHDPFNAIVGPRPIGWIASRSGEGVLNLAPYSFFNAFNYHPPLIGFSSIGRKDTLRNIEQTGEFVWNLATRPLAEAMNASCAPAPPEVDEFALAGLTPAASRLVNVPRVAESPVSFECRRTQIIELQGVNGAGVGSWLVLGEVVGVHIARHLLTDGVYDTAAAAPILRGGGPADYFEIGPDSLFHMRRPSYP
- a CDS encoding AI-2E family transporter, which gives rise to MHTLTLHQKVFLLLLSIVTIGFGWILAPYAGAIFWGVVLAILFAPVYRWLLLKTKGRAGLASLLTLLLIIVIVILPLSLISVSLVNQAASVVEMVRSGEITVAMFFNKIMAVLPQWLINLLDRFNLTSLASLQDKLAEGATQVSQVVAVKAINVGLYTFEFLTSLCIMLYLLFFLMRDGSSLSARIKGAVPLSRKYKQRLFTNFTTVIRATVKGNILVAIAQGALGGLAFWFLDVPAPLLWAVLMAFLSLLPAVGAALVWAPVAVYFLATGAIWQGAGLAAFGVFVIGLVDNVLRPILVGKDTKMPDYVVLLSTVGGMALFGLNGFVIGPVVAALFIASWDLFVSASEFQAED
- a CDS encoding Dyp-type peroxidase encodes the protein MADSTIDYDDVQGTILRGYRVNLARHFIFSITDAAQARRTIAALLDGSDGLPSITTARHIHPKPPCFLNLSFTAPGLSALGVAATDLTTFDQAFQRGAADPASVTAVGDVGDSAPEHWLGNLGPATQHGQVHALLSLWVSESTEVLQATSATLRRAFAAGWRELYAHDGVALPDNRVHFGYRDSIAQPDVDGAPQRKREHAPDPLNSVKTGEFLLGYPNENGGTYQVQPPQLSTNGSYAAFRILEQDVPLFDSILSQGAASSGLTTEMVAAKMCGRWRNGNPLVLRPDEAGPVLPDASLNRFHYVDGQPELDDTLGLKCPIGAHIRRNNPRDEAVVGAPSRHHRIVRRAMPYGSEYDPAAPIAEQRGLVGYFINASLRNQFEFLMKQWNNDDAFVKSAVGPAGPKAGDATFNISGQDVFLGINDPTVSSFTLPGVGAKGSGNTELQHFSRSVITRGGVYCFFPSITGLRYLANLG
- a CDS encoding glutathione S-transferase family protein, whose translation is MSLILYGHPFSSYTQKVLIALYENAIPFSFRCLAPDMPQHLQQWLERWPLRKFPLLVDGERNVAETSIIIEYLQLAHPGPLRLLPDDPMQALDVRFLDRYFDLHIMTPVQHAVGAALTGDPVKTREGRAFAGEKLDLAYAWLEKHLAGRTWAAGDHFSLADCAAAPALFYADWTQPIPATLPLLRAYRARLLARPSFARAVEEARPYRHLFPLGAPQRD
- a CDS encoding NIPSNAP family protein; translated protein: MITCYLRYIIDPYKLREFEAYGKLWIPLVERFGGQHHGYFLPSEGASNVALAMFSFPSLALYEQYRSDSMQDAECQAAFRYAEETRCIVSYERSFFRPVFG
- a CDS encoding WD40 repeat domain-containing protein translates to MRRVPPGTPVTATRKPLKLGCSYGVQFSPDGTRLAVLGRDLVLWDVAARQKLWRGKFIAHMSGMAFSPDGSRLAIKSTTGQIAVVDADAGQLLFNFQNKKDGEGCGPAWSPCGRYLVDGAWDGRLRVRDAQTGEALFTQAHPGEMLRGMWAIDGGRRLLLLHGVKSVEEGQVQPPDYGSVWDWPLQAGAGRVVLSLPKLASCAPSPDGEHLAVLHYVDGQESLSVHALDDGRRLATVAVEAGGGTGGALRWLPDGSALGRIGKGKLLFYAWPGLGVLAEHAVAYPCALDFLPGTPLAAIGSWEAGMLMDLNLHKETA
- a CDS encoding GNAT family N-acetyltransferase, giving the protein MTILTTARLRLEPITEQHYERMRTLNTDPEVMTYLNAGQPETEENTRAAVTRITGRWAEWGYSWWALIRLDDGEMVGMACLQHLDGDKTKPHEIGWRLARTGWGQGYASEAAAAIIAHAFDVVGAPAVVAVAHPDNAASIKVMTRLGMQYVGMGRHYDLDCVVYRLARP
- a CDS encoding phosphoribosyltransferase, giving the protein MTTPQSNDQHLWVNWEEYHRLIERLALKVYESGWKFDQVLCLARGGVRPGDVFSRIFDLPLAILSTSSYREDAGTVRGDLDIAKYMTMTKGPLAGRILLVDDLADSGVTLDKVTRHLKENFPDVTEVKSAVIWLKGCSVVRPDYFLDELPHNPWIHQPFEDYDGLRPHQLAAWIKKGEAGK
- a CDS encoding adenylosuccinate synthase translates to MSKKIMAKNVVVIGTQWGDEGKGKIVDWLTDHAQGVVRFQGGHNAGHTLVIGGVKTALQLIPSGIMRPGVACYIGNGVVVSVPDVLREIDKLEAVGVEVASRLKVSDAAPVILPYHSALDLAREAARGAAKIGTTGKGIGPAYEDKVARRAIRVADLLNESRFAEKLAENLDYHNFVLEHYLKAPRIDYQKTLDDALAYVPRLRPMVTDVSSALYKAHKAGANLLFEGAQGSLLDVDHGTYPFVTSSNCVAGNAAAGSGVGPGMLHYILGITKAYTTRVGSGPFPSELPTDAGVGHHLAQVGHEFGTVTGRARRCGWFDAALLRRSVQINGVTGMCLTKLDVLDGIETLKLCTGYTIDGVATDIFPSGAEEAARCVPVYEEMPGWTESTVGAKSLAALPATARAYIKRIEELVGVPVDMVSTGPDREETIVLRHPFE